CAGGGTCTCGATTGACCAGCAGCTCCAATAGATGCGCATCGAGGGCTTCGAGGTCTTCGACCGCGTGATCGCCTTCCTGGAAGAGTTCAGTGGCCTGCGCTTCGGGCAGCCTGTCCCAATAGAGGGCGTGAGCGACACCTATTTTCATTTCGACATGAACGAGGTCTGCATGAACCTCGATCCGGACCTGGTGACGCAGTGGAAGGCGTGGGCCGGCGTGCGGCTGTGTCCGATCGTCGAAAGCCAGCATGGCCACGAGACCCTTTCAATGAGTCCCGATGGCTCG
The nucleotide sequence above comes from Candidatus Dormiibacterota bacterium. Encoded proteins:
- a CDS encoding SUKH-3 domain-containing protein, yielding MRIEGFEVFDRVIAFLEEFSGLRFGQPVPIEGVSDTYFHFDMNEVCMNLDPDLVTQWKAWAGVRLCPIVESQHGHETLSMSPDGSVLVGTEHSLAKVADSGADAVAKLASSGKIALIH